Proteins found in one Zea mays cultivar B73 chromosome 1, Zm-B73-REFERENCE-NAM-5.0, whole genome shotgun sequence genomic segment:
- the LOC100384410 gene encoding Probable xyloglucan galactosyltransferase GT19-like precursor has protein sequence MVNPLLIFLPFLSVAALPGNADAAGPDPCAGRRIHIRGLPPRFNTDLLRHCGANAFPLADPSAAATSVPPCESLANHGLGPRTHPRSRSWYRTDARLLEAFFHRRILERDCLADDPADADAVFLPYYAALDALPYVIDPALLDESARHGVALAEFLSRDQAHILSRRHGHDHFLVVAGSAWDYAQSPVAEPRLWGSTSLLRLPELANFTFLTLESRTWPWQEHAIPHPTSFHPSSLGHLRAWLARARRSRRATLMLFAGGASRPSRPNIRGSILSECANRTDACVVVDCSGGKCAHEPVRYMRPMLRSKFCLQPPGDTPTRRSTFDAILAGCVPVFFEDLAARRQYGWHLPPVRYDEFSVHMPKEAVVFGGVRIVETLEAVPEEEVRRMRQRVLEVAPRVVYRRHGSTPELREAVKDAVDLAVDGVLQRIRWRTRALEDGPPERIYAQEEDSVDR, from the coding sequence ATGGTGAATCCCCTCCTCATCTTCCTCCCCTTCCTCAGCGTCGCCGCCTTGCCCGGCAACGCCGACGCCGCAGGGCCGGACCCATGCGCAGGACGGCGGATCCACATCCGCGGCCTGCCCCCGCGCTTCAACACCGACCTCCTCCGCCACTGCGGCGCCAACGCCTTCCCGCTCGCCGACCCGTCCGCCGCGGCCACCTCGGTCCCGCCCTGCGAGTCGCTCGCCAACCACGGGCTCGGCCCTCGCACTCACCCTCGCAGCCGGTCCTGGTACCGCACCGACGCGAGGCTCCTGGAggccttcttccaccgccgcatcCTGGAGCGGGACTGCCTCGCCGACGACCCAGCCGATGCCGATGCCGTGTTCCTGCCCTACTACGCGGCTCTCGACGCGCTGCCGTACGTGATCGATCCGGCCCTGCTCGACGAATCCGCGAGGCACGGCGTGGCGCTGGCGGAGTTCCTGTCGCGGGACCAGGCGCATATCCTGTCTCGCCGGCACGGGCATGACCATTTCCTGGTGGTCGCGGGGTCCGCGTGGGACTACGCGCAGTCGCCGGTCGCGGAGCCGAGGCTATGGGGCTCGACGTCGCTGCTGCGACTGCCGGAGCTGGCCAACTTCACGTTCCTGACTCTCGAGTCCCGCACGTGGCCGTGGCAGGAGCACGCGATCCCGCACCCGACGTCCTTCCACCCGTCGTCTCTCGGCCACCTCCGCGCCTGGCTCGCCCGCGCGCGCCGTTCGCGTCGCGCCACGCTGATGCTCTTCGCGGGCGGCGCCTCCCGCCCGTCCCGGCCCAACATCCGGGGCTCCATCCTCTCCGAGTGCGCGAACCGCACCGACGCATGCGTGGTCGTCGACTGCTCCGGCGGCAAATGCGCGCACGAACCGGTCCGGTACATGCGCCCCATGCTGCGGTCCAAGTTCTGCCTGCAGCCGCCGGGGGACACGCCGACGCGGCGCTCGACGTTCGACGCCATCCTCGCCGGCTGCGTGCCCGTGTTCTTCGAGGACCTCGCGGCGCGGAGGCAGTACGGGTGGCACCTGCCCCCGGTGCGGTACGATGAGTTCTCGGTGCACATGCCCAAGGAGGCCGTGGTGTTCGGCGGGGTCCGAATCGTCGAGACGCTCGAGGCCGTGCCGGAGGAAGAGGTGCGGAGGATGCGGCAGCGCGTGCTGGAGGTGGCGCCGAGGGTGGTGTACCGGCGGCACGGGAGCACGCCCGAGCTGAGAGAGGCCGTGAAGGATGCCGTCGACCTCGCTGTGGATGGCGTGCTGCAGAGGATTCGGTGGCGGACGCGTGCACTGGAGGACGGACCGCCGGAGAGGATTTACGCGCAAGAGGAGGACAGCGTCGACAGATAG
- the LOC100284450 gene encoding disulfide oxidoreductase/ monooxygenase — MPSASLRLAVVGAGAAGLVAARELRREGHAPVVFERAAAVGGTWLYTPPATSSDPLGAAATHSSLYASLRTNLPRETMGFLDFPFAAGAAGSRDPRRFPGHEEVLRYLEAFARRFDLLRLVRFETEVLSVRREDGGRWAVTSRKLGDKGSGEEEFYDAVVVCNGHYTEPRLAVIPGVDAWPGKQMHSHNYRVPEPFLDQVVIIIGASASAVDISRDIASMAEEVHIADRSAPASTCNKQPGYDNLWLHSMIDHAQEDGTVVFQDGSSIKADVIMHCTGYLYDFPFLGDDSTITVDDNRVDPLYKHIFPPEVAPHLSFIGLPWKVIPFPLFELQSKWVARVLSGRINLPSEDRMMEDVKAFYLKLEAHGWPKRYTHNFANYQFEYDDWLAEQCGHPPVEEWRKQMYAVTSMNKAARPESYRDEWDDEHLVAEANEYFKKFL, encoded by the exons ATGCCGTCGGCTTCCCTCCGCctcgccgtcgtcggcgcgggcgcggcgggccTGGTTGCCGCCCGCGAGCTACGCCGCGAGGGCCATGCGCCCGTCGTCTTCGAGCGCGCCGCCGCCGTTGGGGGCACTTGGCTCTACACGCCTCCCGCCACGTCCTCCGACCCGCTCGGCGCCGCGGCGACGCATTCCAGCCTCTACGCATCGCTCCGCACCAACCTGCCACGCGAGACCATGGGCTTCCTCGACTTCCCCTTCGCCGCTGGCGCCGCGGGCTCCCGAGACCCCCGCCGGTTTCCCGGGCACGAGGAGGTGCTCCGCTACCTGGAGGCGTTCGCGCGCCGGTTCGACCTGCTCCGGCTCGTCCGCTTCGAGACGGAGGTGCTCAGTGTGAGGAGGGAAGACGGAGGGAGGTGGGCTGTGACGTCGAGGAAGCTCGGGGATAAGGGGAGCGGCGAGGAGGAGTTCTATGATGCCGTCGTGGTCTGCAATGGTCACTACACGGAGCCACGCCTCGCCGTCATTCCCG GGGTAGATGCTTGGCCAGGGAAGCAGATGCATAGCCACAATTACCGTGTGCCGGAGCCATTCCTTGATCAA GTAGTGATCATAATTGGGGCCTCGGCAAGTGCAGTTGACATTTCGAGAGACATCGCAAGCATGGCGGAAGAGGTACATATTGCTGATAGATCAGCACCGGCTTCCACCTGTAACAAGCAGCCTGGCTATGATAATCTGTGGCTTCATTCCATG ATTGACCATGCGCAGGAGGATGGCACTGTGGTGTTCCAGGATGGCAGCTCAATCAAAGCTGATGTTATCATGCACTGCACTGG CTACCTGTATGACTTTCCATTCCTTGGAGATGACAGCACTATCACCGTGGACGACAACCGTGTCGATCCACTATACAAGCATATTTTTCCACCCGAAGTGGCACCTCATTTGTCCTTCATCGGATTGCCTTGGAAA GTTATCCCCTTCCCACTGTTTGAACTCCAAAGTAAGTGGGTTGCTAGAGTTCTATCAGGACGGATTAATCTTCCATCCGAAGACAGGATGATGGAAGATGTGAAGGCTTTCTATTTGAAACTAGAAGCACATGGATGGCCTAAGAGATACACACATAATTTTGCAAATTACCAG TTTGAGTATGATGATTGGCTCGCTGAGCAATGTGGCCATCCACCAGTCGAAGAATGGAGGAAGCAGATGTATGCTGTAACTTCAATGAACAAGGCAGCTCGTCCTGAGAGTTACCGTGATGAATGGGATGACGAGCATCTGGTGGCCGAAGCAAATGAATACTTCAAGAAATTCTTGTAA